In Flavobacterium sp. GSB-24, the genomic window TGGATGGGGGATGCGATTTACTTTTAGTAGAAACGATTTTTGATACCTTAAATGCTAAAGCAGCACTTTTTGCAATCGAAGAAGTAAAAGAAGAACGTAATCTAGATATTCCAATCATGGTTTCAGGAACAATTACGGATGCTTCAGGAAGGACACTTTCTGGACAGACAGTTGAAGCGTTTTTGATTTCAGTTTCGCATATTCCGTTATTGAGTGTAGGATTCAATTGCGCTTTAGGAGCCGATTTGTTGAAACCGTATTTGAAAACATTAGCACATAATACAAGTTTTAATGTTTCGGCACATCCAAATGCAGGATTGCCAAACGCATTCGGACAATACGATGAAACGCCAGAACAAACGCAAGCTTTTATAAAAGAATATTTAGAGGACAATTTGATTAATATCATTGGAGGTTGCTGTGGAACAACTCCAGATCATATTAGATTAATGGCTGAGGTTGCGAAGGATTATAAGCCAAGAGTGGCGCCGGTTATTGCCTAAAGTTTCGCTCCTGCAAGGTTTTTAAAACCTTGTAGGTATTGATTGCAATAACTACTTTCAATTACTACGAGAAAATAATTAATTTATGAATGAAGGAAAATTTGAAATTGAAAGTGCTGAATGTGAGCTTTTTGTGTGTAGTTTTCAATGTATAAATGATTTTAGAATTTCGTTTAGGGAAAAGTTTGAATACATAGTTGCATTTCATGCGACTAATCTGAGTAATCAAGAATTTAAATATATTCAAAAAGAGGGACTCAAGGTAGCTTCAAAAGAATTGCTAGAAAAAAAAGCTAAACACAGATTTATAATAAATGAGACTGAAGAATTATCTAATGAGATTGAGAAAAGTATAAGTGAATGGTTTTCTACGGATAACCCACATGAAAATAAATTTTATACAAAAAATGAAATAAATTTTGGATTGCTAAAAGAAGATTTATTTGAACATTATCATTATTTGTTGTTCGGAGCAGAATCACTTTTACCAGTTGCCGATTATTTAAGGAAAAAATATCGTAAATCATTTAGACGAATATTAGTTGATTCAGGATTACACTATATTATAAAAGTTTTAATTCCTGTTGAAAAAACGAATGACGAATGGATTGATTGTATTTACGATTTCTTTAATGATCAAAATTCGGAAGTTCCTTTAGTTTATAATTACGATTTGCCAAGGGAAAATATTTTGAATATAGAAAAAGTAAATAGACCAATTGACAGACAAAATTTGATTTTAATATAATTTTAAAGAAAAATCGTCTTACGAAACCGAGTTTGCGTGAGGGATAGTAGTGAAAAGCCCACAGCCTGACGAAGGAAGAGCGAGGACTTGTAACAAATAGCCCGGCCCAGAGGGACACGCCCAAATTAATAAACATAAATACCTACTAAGTTTTTAAAACCTTGCAGGAAACAAAAGAGAATAAAAAAAACTCAGAATCTAAGCATCTTAGAATCTTAGTAACTTAAAAAGAAAATGGCAGAAAAAAGAAGAGACCTTGTATTATCAGGATTAGAACCATTGATTATTACACCCGAAAGTGTTTTTGTAAACGTTGGGGAACGTACAAATGTAACTGGTTCAAGAAAATTCCTAAGATTAATCAAGGAAGAGAAATATGACGAGGCACTTGATATTGCAAGACAGCAGGTAGAAGGAGGAGCACAAATCATCGATATTAATATGGATGAGGGAATGCTTGATGGCGTTACTGCAATGACTAAATTTTTGAATTTAATTGCTGCAGAACCAGATATTTCGCGAGTGCCGATTATGATCGACAGTTCGAAATGGGAAATCATCGAAGCAGGTCTTAAAGTAGTACAAGGAAAAAGCGTTGTAAACTCGATTTCGTTAAAAGAAGGAGAAGAAGCTTTTATTCACCACGCGAGATTAATCAAACGTTACGGAGCGGCGGCGATTATCATGGCTTTTGACGAAGTAGGTCAGGCGGATAATTACGATCGTAGAGTAGAGATTTGCCAGCGTTCGTATGATATTTTGGTGAACAAAGTAGGGTTTCCTCCGCAGGACATTATTTTCGATTTGAATATTTTCCCAGTTGCAACGGGAATGGAAGAACATCGCTTAAATGCTTTGGATTTCTTTAGAGGAACAAAATGGGTTCGCGAGAATCTGCCTCATGCACATATTAGTGGTGGGGTGAGTAACGTTTCGTTTTCTTTTAGAGGAAATGATACCGTTCGTGAAGCGATGCACTCAGTGTTTTTATACCACGCCATTAAAAATGGAATGACGATGGGAATCGTAAATCCCGAAATGTTGACGATTTATGATGATATTCCGAAAGACTTATTAGAACACGTTGAAGACGTAATTTTAGATAGACGTGACGACGCTACAGAACGACTTTTAGATTTTGCAGAAAATGTAAAAGGTGAAGCAAAAAGCGATGAAAAAGTAGTTCAGGAATGGCGTTTTGGAACGGTTCAGGAACGTATTACACATTCATTGGTAAAAGGAATTGATGCTTTTATTGAGGAAGACGTTGAAGAAGCCCGTTTGGCAGCAGCAAAACCAATCGAAGTAATCGAGATCAATTTGATGACGGGAATGAACGTGGTTGGAGATTTATTTGGAAGCGGAAAAATGTTTCTCCCTCAGGTGGTAAAATCGGCTCGTGTAATGAAAAAAGCGGTTGCTTATTTATTGCCATTTATTGAAGCAAGCAAACAAGCTGGAGATAAACAAGGAAACGGAAAAATCCTAATGGCAACTGTAAAAGGTGACGTTCACGATATTGGGAAAAACATCGTTTCGGTAGTTTTGGCTTGTAACAATTACGAGATTGTAGATCTTGGTGTTATGGTGCCTCCGGAAAAAATTATTGCAGCGGCGATTGAGCATAATGTAGACATTATCGGCTTAAGCGGACTGATTACACCTTCGCTTGACGAAATGGTGTATCTAGCCAAAGAATTAGACAAACAAGATATTAAAATCCCGATTATGATTGGCGGGGCAACAACTTCGCGAGCGCATACTGCCGTGAAAATTGCGCCTCAGTACAGAGAAACGGTAATTCACGTAAACGATGCTTCGCGTGCTGTTACGGTTGCAGGAAACCTGTTAGATCATAACCGAAAAATATATGCGGCAGATATTCGTGCAGAGTACGATTCTTTTAGAGAAACATTTTTAAATCGTTCAAGAGATAAAAATTTCCTCACGATTGAAGATGCCCGTAAAAACAAATTACAATTGGATTGGTCTGAATACACACCGACTAAACCAAAAGTAATTGGAGCACAAACCATTGAAATAGAACTTGATGTTTTGGTTCCGTATATCGACTGGACACCATTTTTTCAAACTTGGGAATTGTACGGAAAATATCCTGCGATTTTAACCGATGAGGTTGTGGGCGAACAAGCAACATCTGTGTTTAACGATGCTCAGGCGATGTTGAAGGTGATTTTAGAAGAGAAAAAACTAAAAGCAAAAGGTATCTACGGAATTTTTCCTGCGAATCAGGTGGATGATGACGATATCGAATTACGTGACGAAAACGGAAAAGTTTTAGATAAATTCTTAACGCTTCGCCAGCAGTCACAAAAAACAAAAGGCGCTCCAAACATCGCTTTAGCCGATTTTATTTTGCCAAAAGAAAGCGGAATTGAAGATTATATGGGAGCTTTCTGTGTAACCACTGGTTTTGGCGTTGACGAATGGGCTGCGGAATATGAAAAGAATTTAGACGATTATAACTCGATTATGGTAAAAGCACTTGCCGATCGTTTTGCTGAGGCTTTCGCCGAATATCTTCACGAAAGAGTACGTAAAGATTTTTGGGGTTATGATAAAGAAGAATCTTTAACCAACGAAGAATTAATTAAAGAAAATTATAAAGGAATTCGTCCTGCGCCAGGTTATCCGGCTTGTCCCGATCACTTGGAAAAACCAACGATTTGGAAGCTTTTAAATGTAGCTGAAGAAATTGGAGTGACGCTTACAGAAAGCATGGCGATGTGGCCGGCTTCATCGGTTTCGGGATATTATTTCGGAAACCCAAAAAGCCGATATTTCGGACTAGGGAAAATAAAAGAAGATCAGGTAGTAGATTACGCCAAACGACGAAACGTTCCAACAGATTATGCCATGAAATGGTTAAATCCTAATATTGCAGATTAACGAAAGTTATTTTTGTTTCAGGTTTCAAGTTCTCTATAGCAACTTGAAACCTGAAACTTGAAACTTTGAAACAACAAATAAAATGATTTAAGTTTTTGATTTCAGATTTTTTACACGAACTAAAAACTCAAAACACTTAACTCATAACCCATAACTTAAAAAATGAAAGTAACAGAGCATATAGAAAACGCCAAAGGAAAAACATTATTCTCATTTGAAATTATTCCACCTCAAAAGGGGAAAAGCATTCAGGAATTGTATGATAATATCGATCCTTTAATGGAGTTTAAACCGCCGTTTATTGATGTAACAACTTCTCGCGAAGAGTATATTTACATTGATCGCGGTAACGGACTTTTGGATAAAAAACTAACTCGTATGCGTCCAGGTACGCTTGGAATTTGCGCTTCTATTAAACATAAATACAATGTAGATACGGTTCCACATTTGCTTTGCGGCGGATTTACGCAGGAAGAAACCGAGTATATGCTGGTTGATTGTCATTATTTGGGAATCAACAATGTAATGGCGCTTCGCGGAGATGCCATGAAAGATGAGCAGTCTTTTACGCCAAAAGCGGGAGGAAATCATTATGCAATCGATTTGGTTCGACAAATTAATGATTTGAATTGCGGAAAATATCTTCATGAAGTAATGGATGTTGATAATAAAGCCGATTTTTGTATTGGAGTTGCAGGTTATCCTGAAAAGCATTTAGAATCACCATCATTACAATCAGATTTAAAAAGATTAAAAGAAAAAGTAGATGCAGGAGCAGATTATGTGGTAACGCAAATGTTTTTTGACAACTCGAAATATTTTGCCTTTGTAGAAAAAGCAAGAGAAATGGGCATCACAATTCCGATTATTCCTGGAATTAAGCCTATTGCTGTTCAAAGACATTTACAGGTTTTACCGCAGATTTTCAGAATTGATCTTCCAGAAGATTTGATCGATGCTGTAGATAAATGCAAGAATAATGCTGAAATCAAACAAGTCGGAATCGAGTGGGCAATTCAGCAGTCATTAGAATTAAAAGCAGCGGGAGTTCCGTTTTTGCATTATTATTCAATGGGAAAATCTGAGAATATCCGCCAGATAGCGAGTCAGGTTTTTTAAGGTTTTTGCGAG contains:
- the metH gene encoding methionine synthase, translated to MAEKRRDLVLSGLEPLIITPESVFVNVGERTNVTGSRKFLRLIKEEKYDEALDIARQQVEGGAQIIDINMDEGMLDGVTAMTKFLNLIAAEPDISRVPIMIDSSKWEIIEAGLKVVQGKSVVNSISLKEGEEAFIHHARLIKRYGAAAIIMAFDEVGQADNYDRRVEICQRSYDILVNKVGFPPQDIIFDLNIFPVATGMEEHRLNALDFFRGTKWVRENLPHAHISGGVSNVSFSFRGNDTVREAMHSVFLYHAIKNGMTMGIVNPEMLTIYDDIPKDLLEHVEDVILDRRDDATERLLDFAENVKGEAKSDEKVVQEWRFGTVQERITHSLVKGIDAFIEEDVEEARLAAAKPIEVIEINLMTGMNVVGDLFGSGKMFLPQVVKSARVMKKAVAYLLPFIEASKQAGDKQGNGKILMATVKGDVHDIGKNIVSVVLACNNYEIVDLGVMVPPEKIIAAAIEHNVDIIGLSGLITPSLDEMVYLAKELDKQDIKIPIMIGGATTSRAHTAVKIAPQYRETVIHVNDASRAVTVAGNLLDHNRKIYAADIRAEYDSFRETFLNRSRDKNFLTIEDARKNKLQLDWSEYTPTKPKVIGAQTIEIELDVLVPYIDWTPFFQTWELYGKYPAILTDEVVGEQATSVFNDAQAMLKVILEEKKLKAKGIYGIFPANQVDDDDIELRDENGKVLDKFLTLRQQSQKTKGAPNIALADFILPKESGIEDYMGAFCVTTGFGVDEWAAEYEKNLDDYNSIMVKALADRFAEAFAEYLHERVRKDFWGYDKEESLTNEELIKENYKGIRPAPGYPACPDHLEKPTIWKLLNVAEEIGVTLTESMAMWPASSVSGYYFGNPKSRYFGLGKIKEDQVVDYAKRRNVPTDYAMKWLNPNIAD
- the metF gene encoding methylenetetrahydrofolate reductase [NAD(P)H], encoding MKVTEHIENAKGKTLFSFEIIPPQKGKSIQELYDNIDPLMEFKPPFIDVTTSREEYIYIDRGNGLLDKKLTRMRPGTLGICASIKHKYNVDTVPHLLCGGFTQEETEYMLVDCHYLGINNVMALRGDAMKDEQSFTPKAGGNHYAIDLVRQINDLNCGKYLHEVMDVDNKADFCIGVAGYPEKHLESPSLQSDLKRLKEKVDAGADYVVTQMFFDNSKYFAFVEKAREMGITIPIIPGIKPIAVQRHLQVLPQIFRIDLPEDLIDAVDKCKNNAEIKQVGIEWAIQQSLELKAAGVPFLHYYSMGKSENIRQIASQVF
- a CDS encoding homocysteine S-methyltransferase family protein, yielding MAITIQEAIKKNILILDGAMGTMLQRYNFSEEDFRGERFKDFPHPLKGNNDLLSLTQPQAIRDVHAAYFEAGADIVETNTFSGTTIGMADYHMEDLVYELNYESAKIARQVADEFTAKNPEKPRFVAGSIGPTNRTASMSPDVNDPGYRAVTFDDLRIAYKQQVEALMDGGCDLLLVETIFDTLNAKAALFAIEEVKEERNLDIPIMVSGTITDASGRTLSGQTVEAFLISVSHIPLLSVGFNCALGADLLKPYLKTLAHNTSFNVSAHPNAGLPNAFGQYDETPEQTQAFIKEYLEDNLINIIGGCCGTTPDHIRLMAEVAKDYKPRVAPVIA